The region TTTGTTCTTGAAAATTATAACAACTGGAAGAATAATACTGTTAATCAGAGTTCTGAAAACCTGATGCAGTTTTCAAGAAGAAATCTTACAACAAAACTTGCAAACCTTCTTAACTCAATAGTTTAATACAATTGCCTGGAATTTAAGGGGAAAAATTCAAAAAATTAAAATAGACAGACTTGTCTGTTCATCATATTTGAACTAAATTTGTTATTTAAAATGATAAGATATGAATTCACCTCGTGAAAGAATTCTGGATACAGCAGCAATATTATTTCACCAGCAGGGATATAACAGTACCGGAATTAATCAGATCATCAGCGAAGCAAAGGTTGCAAAAGCTAGTTTTTATCAGCATTTTAAATCCAAGGACGATCTCTGTGCTGCATTTTTAAATACCCGCCACGACTATTGGTTTGGTGAGCTACAAAAGTTTGTTTCAAAATCTTCGGAACCCAAACAAAAGATTTTGTCAACATTTGATTTTTTAATAGCAATGAATGAAAAAGAGAACTTCAGAGGATGTAGCTTTCTCAATTTATTGTCGGAGATTCCCACAAACAAAACAGCTATTTTACAAATAATCCAGAAGCATAAACAGAACCTGCGTGATTTTTTCAGAACTCAACTTGATGATAAAATAAAGGCAGACCACATCTATCTCTTGTTTGAAAGTTCTATTATAGAAAGCCAGTTATTCCGATCCAACGAATTGATCAGAACATCACAAAATATAATTGACAACCTTATCTAAAATATACACAATGGAAAAGAAACTACCTGTACCCCCATTCACATTGGAAACAGCGAAACAAAAAATACAAATGGCAGAAGATGCATGGAATTCACAAGATCCTGAAAAAGTATCATTAGCTTATACTCCGGATAGTGAGTGGAGAAACAGACATTTGTTTATAAACGGCCGAAAAGAGATTGTACAGTTCCTTACTCGGAAATGGGAAAATGAACTGGATTATAAACTGAAAAAAGAATACTGGGCTCATACAGAAGACCGGATCGCTGTAAGATTTGAGTATGAGTATCGAAATAAAGAAGGTAAATGGTTTCGTGCCTATGGAAATGAAAACTGGGAGTTTGATGAAAACGGACTGATGAAGAAAAGATATGCAAGTATAAACGACGTGGAAATATCGGCTGAGGAAAGGTACCTCTAACTTCTTACTAAAAACATACACCCCGCAGATGAAAATCTGCGGGGTGTTTTTCAAGTACCCGAAAAGTAATTGATTCCTTGCCAAGGCGGTTTTATCTATAAATGAATATATGCTGCTTTTTAGTTTGTAACTACCGGAGCACTAATAGGTGTATTACTTTTTGCAATCACAAAACTGGAAATTGCATAAAAAGCATCTCCATTGGTTCCGTTATTTGTCCAGTTCTGGAATTTATATTCATAACTAAAAGTACTGCCTATTAAAGAATTATTCAGTACATCTATACGTGTTGGAACTGCCATTCCCGGGCACCAACCTGCTCTGTCGGGGGCCCAATTTCCCGGACTCTGATTATTGATAGGGTTTGCTGAACATCCTAAAGCACCCAGCTGATGCTGGAAAGTATTCGAATTATTTATTGCTATAGTGTGTGTTCTGAAGCACCATTCTGCACAACCTCTGCTTCCCGCATCATATGGCTTAGCATGTCCCCATCCGGAAATAGTAGTTCTAAGATAAGCTTTTTCTGTGTTTGTTGGTAACTGGATATTCTTTTTCAAAGCCAATGTATGTGCTTTACCATAAGGGACTCCGTCAATAGATGATTTGTTATACTGAACTACAGGTACTACAGCCGAATATTTATAATCCGGTGTCCCGTATACAATATCGAAATCTACACTGTATTCTCTTCCTTTGGCCAGCCATGTCTCCGTATAAATTTTAAGTTCTGTATTTCCGGATAGTAAAGATTTGAAATCTGTAACATCAATTTCCAGTCCACGAGGTAATTTTTCCGTTCCCACCCAATATGGAGTAATAAAGCGTCCTATTTCGTACCACTCACCTGTTGTTTTATTTTTTACATAAACATTGGCATAACGATCCCATTCATCACAAGTTTTATTAGGACATTCATTTTTAATGAACATCTTAATCGTTTTTACGGTTGTTACATCGGCCGGAAATGTAAAGGTTCCTTCCGCACTTTGGGACAATCCGTCACCAAAGGCATTTTTTACTTTGTCGAATGTTTTAATATTTACGGTATTATCAGCCGGAGCATTTACCGCATTCAGCGCTAAGCGATCTTCTGTTACAGGTGTTGCACTGTCTACACCTTTACACGAAACGATACCTGCCATCAAGTAAGCAGATATACTAAAAATTAGTAGTTTTCTCATAATTTATTGCGATTTGTTATACGAATATATTGTATTTATTTAATAAATCGTTTTAAAAGTCAAACTAAACCCTAATTTTTTAACAAAGATTCATTTTTTAATCATTCAAATTATAAACATCAACAATATTGTATTTTTATTACTTTTAGTTAAATATAAATGGATGAAAAATTACCTGATCATTTTTGTACTACTAAGTTCTTTTGCTTTTGGACAAAAAATACCACAGGATTTATCGGATTTCCAAAAGATTTTCGATCAGAAACTTAAAACATGGAAAGCCTCTATTCCCGGATTTTCTGTTCAAAATTTCAAAGCCCATCATAATTCCGGATTTGATAATATTCCACAGGAAGATCAATCTGTCAGGGAATTTAATGCATTTGTAAAAAACTATAAAAACCTGCTGATTTTCTCTCCGGATAAAAAGTACTTTATTGATTTGTATAGTTCTTCTATCTATTATGATGAAAAGAAAAAGAAATATATAGCTGCATACGACATAGACTCTCAGGTAGACCTTGGTGATATGCAAAATCACAAAAATTCCCGGATCTACTTTACGGGATCCTCTGCATGGATAGAGGATGCTGTATGGATAGACAATGATCGTTTTATTCTCGCAGGTATACATTCGGACGAGCAATCACAACGTATTCCATATATTATAATAGGAAGTATAAAGGGTAACTCTCTTCAGGCTTATCATTGTACAGGTAAGGCTTGTATACAGACTATAGGATATAAAGCTGCAAATATTGGAAAAATAAAAATCGAAGACGACTAATCTCATTCCTAAAAAACCATATAATTTCCTTATTTTTGCTCGGAAATAAATTTAATTATGACTAAGAGTATTGATGAATTAAGCAACATCGCTACACAAATCCGCCGAGATATTGTACGTATGGTTCATGCTGTAAACAGTGGTCACCCTGGAGGTTCTTTAGGTTGTACTGAGTATTTTACTGCATTATACGGTAAAGTGATGAACTACAAGTTACCATTTACTATGGAAGGAAAAGGAGAAGACCTTTTCTTTTTGTCCAACGGACATATTTCTCCTGTATATTATAGTACACTAGCAAGATTCGACTTCTTCCCTGTTGAAGAGCTGAATACTTTCAGAAAATTAAATTCAAGATTACAGGGCCACCCTACAACTCATGAAGGTTTACCTGGTATAAGAATCGCTTCCGGTTCATTAGGACAAGGACTTTCTGTTGCTATCGGTGCTGCACAGGGTAAGAAATTAGATGGTGATACTGCTCTTGTTTATTCATTACACGGAGATGGTGAGCTTCAGGAAGGACAGGTATGGGAAGCTTTCATGTATGCTGCTGCAAAGAAAGTAGATAATATTATTGCTACAATAGATTATAACGGAAGACAAATTGATGGTGATACAGATGATGTATTAAGCCTTGGTAATCTTCATGCTAAGTTAGAAGCTTTCGGATGGGAAGTTCTGGAAGAGAAAAACGGTAACAATCTGGAGTCCGTAATCGGAATCCTAGGCAGAGCAAAAGAAGAAACAGGAAAAGGAAAGCCTGTTGCTATTCTTTTACATACAGAGATGGGTGCCGGAGTAGACTATATGATGGGATCGCACGCATGGCATGGAAAAGCTCCTAATGATGAGCAACTAGCCAAAGCTTTGGATCAGTTACAATTAGACGAGGTAGCAGACTATTAATTCTTCAAAACAAAAAAATGAAATTCACCTATACAGAAAAAAAAGATACACGTTCAGGCTTTGGAGCAGGGCTTGCTGAACTTGCAGATAAAAATCCAAATGTAGTTGCTTTATGTGCAGACCTTATCGGCTCTCTGAAGATGGAAAAATTCATCGAGAAAGCTCCGGAAAGATTCTTTCAGATAGGAATTGCTGAAGCTAACATGATGGGTATCGCAGCTGGTTTAACAATTAACGGAAAAATTCCTTTTACCGGAACTTTCGCTAATTTCTCTACATCCAGAGTATACGATCAAATACGTCAGTCTATTGCTTATTCCGGAAAAAATGTAAAAATCTGTGCTTCGCATGCTGGTCTTACATTAGGAGAAGATGGTGCTACTCACCAGGTTTTAGAAGACATCGGGATGATGAAGATGTTACCAGGCATGGTAGTAATCAATCCATGTGACTATAACCAGACAAAGGCTGCAACAATTGCTATTGCTGATTATGAAGGTCCTGTATACCTACGTTTCGGTAGACCAACTGTTCCGGTATTTATTCCGGAAGATATGCCTTTCGAAATTGGTAAAGGTATTCTTTTGCAGGAAGGTACTGATGTAACAATTGTAGCTACAGGCCACCTTGTTTGGGAATCTCTTGTTGCTGCTGACGAGTTAGAGAAAGAAGGTATTTCTTGTGAAGTAATTAATATCCACACAATTAAACCTTTGGATGATGAAATCATTCTGAAGTCGGTAGAAAAAACCGGTAAAATTGTTACTGCTGAGGAGCACAACTACCTTGGAGGTTTAGGAGAATCTGTTGCAGGTATGCTTGCAAGAAAAAGACCTACTCCACAAGAGTTTGTTGCTGTAAATGACAGCTTTGGAGAATCTGCAACTCCTGCAGAACTTATGAAAAAGTACAAGATAGATGCTGAGGCTGTAAAAGAAGCTGTAAAAAGAATCTTAAACAGATAATCAAAATCTTATAAATACTACAAGCCGGATAAAATATCCGGCTTTTTTTATGAACTGTGGATATACTTATTCAAACTTGTCAAGTTTTTTTGCCAGTCAGTTTACTTTCCTGTTTATAATGCAGATTAGTCTTCAACTTCAAATATTTCTTTATATTTAATATTCTCCGAAGAGTTTCCTACGCTTACCCGGAATTCTCCTGGCTCTACTACCCATTCCATCTTATCATTAAGCAGTTGCATATGTTCTTTGTTGAGGGTAAATTGCACTTCTTTTGCTTCCCCCGGCTCCAGAGTTACTCTCTCAAATCCTCTAAGATCCATTTCGTAGGTTGTAACTGAAGATACCAAATCCGAAAGGTACAATTGTACAACTTCATCTCCTTTTACTTTACCAGTATTGGTTACTTTTAATTTCGCATGCAATTCATTCCCAGCTTTTATTTTTTTTGAAGACAGAGAAAAGTCAGTAAATTCAAAATTGGTATAGCTAAGACCATAGCCAAACGGATATAAAAATCCTGTAACTCTGCTGCTGCCTGATCCATTTGGTCCGGTTCCGGGCTGTCCTGCTTGTGCCGCAGGCTTCGTTGGAAAGTTCATTTCTAACTGACCGATTGATTTAGGAAAAGATATCGGTAATTTTCCACCGGGATTGTTTTCACCAAAGAGCGTTTCTGCTACAATATTTCCACTTTGCGGTCCCAGAAACCATGTTTCCAAAATGGCAGGCAGGTATTTGTTTTCCCAGTTTATAGTGAGAGGTCTCCCGTTTACCAGAACCAAAACTATAGGTTTCCTTGTTTTATATAACTGCTGTAGGAAATAGGTTTGCTTTCCCGGAAGATTCAGGCTGCTTCGCGATCTGCTCTCCCCAACTTCCTTTTCGCTTTCTCCCATTACGGCTATAATAACATCTGATTTTTCTGCCATACTTATTGTTTTGGAGATTTCAGATTTTTCTTTTTCTGTGGGTTCTACAGGGATAATTTCTGTTTCCGGCCATCCTTCGTCTATAACGTCTACGCCTTTAGTATATGAAGTATTGATATGATGAAGTGAAGCATAATCCTCAATCCCCTTCCGAATTGTCGTCACCGGATTATTGGATGGTCCGTATCGGCTCGTGGTATAGTTCACCGCATCTGCCAGTGGACCTGTAATCAGAATATTTTTTAATTTCCCTGTATCAAGAGGTAAAGTTTGTTTTTCATTTTTTAATAAAACTACAGAGCGGCGGTTGACATCTACAGAAAGAGCCTCGTCCTCTTTAGTATGCACCTTACGATCGGCTTCTTTAATGAAATTCCGTATCGGTTCATCAAATAACCCCAACCTGAATTTTGTTTTCAGTACACTTCTCACTCTTTCATTGAGTACCTCTTCTTTTATCTTTCCAGATTTCAGAGCATCCATCAATGCTGTAAGATATTCTTTGGGTTGGGTGAAATTAGTACGGACATCGAGCCCCGCTTCTAAAGCTTTCTGAATACCTTCTTCATAATCTTTTGCTACATGATGCTTACCATGTAAAAATTCCAGCGCATCGCTGTCTGACACTACATAACCATCGAATCCATATTCTTTGCGCAGCAGATCTGTTAAAAAATATTTGCTGCTAATAACAGGTACACCATCATAATCATTATAACTTGCCATTACTCCCAAAGGATGTTCTTTACGAATAACTTCTTTAAACGGATAAAGATACATTGTATGCATTTCTTTAGGCGCTACATGCGGATCTGTTCTGGCAAGCCCATCTCTTCCGCCTTTGGGTACGGAATAAACAGCATAATGTTTCAGCGTTGAGGCTACTCCATTTTGTTGAATTCCCTTTACCATACGTTTTCCATATTCACCTATCATAAACGGATCTTCTCCATAGGTCTCCACAACCCGGCCCCATCGTGGATCTCTTGAAACATCTAATATAGGAGCATACACATTGGTATATCCGAGATAATAAGCTTCTTTTCCAATAGTATTTCCGATTTTGCCTACCAGATCTTTATCCCATGTACTCCCGATATTAATAGGTGCAGGAAATGGTGTTGCTCTGTCATGAGTAAGACCGTGTATACCTTCGTTGGTAAAATCAACAGGAATTCCGAGTCTCGTTTCTTCTATAAACCATTTCTGGATATTATTGAGCGCTTCGGTATGGTTACTGTAAGGATAAGAATATTTTGTAACAGCACTTTTATGATAAGGAAGGCTGTTCAACATTTCATCAATGTTAGCTAAACCATGCACCCAAACTTCATTTTTCCACTGAGACGTAGGCTGTTCATCTTTCAAAATTCTTCCATATCCGTAGAGGGTTACAGTCTGATTGGCTTTTTCCTGCAGAGTCATTTGAGAAATAAGGTTTTCAACTCTTTTATCTATAGGTTCTTTCCGATCTTCAAAGATATCCTTCTTCCCGTTTTTGTTAAAGTCTATCCAGCCTTTATGATAGATTTTTTGCTTTTGTGCCAGGCTTAAAAAGGACACTGCCAAAAGAGGTAATGTCAATGTGCTTTTATTGATCTTCATGTTATTAGTTTTCACAAAGTTATAGAAGTTTCCATAAAAAAATGATTTTACTTTCGTAAAATCATTTTTCATTTTCAACCGCTATTCCTACTAGTTTCAATATAGGGAAGAGTATATTTTCTAAGTATTCATCTTCTGTCTTTTGCGAAGATTTTGAATTGGAAAAGTAATTACTTACTCTGTAGTTCTTTATGAATTGCTTTTTCTTTTTCCCGATAGCATAACAATAACCTCCACCTTCATCTTTTACAAAATAGGTCATCTCGTCGAAATCCATAATCTTCCTCCTGAAAATATTTTTACGATAAATACTCTTTTCAGATTTATAAAAAATATATTTTACAGGAATCCTGAATATTAAGTCGAATATAAAATAAGTCATATAAAGTCCCCACACTATAAGAGCTATAAGAAAATTATCTCGCGACATATAATCTATAAAAGGTAGATAACAGGGGCAGCAATAATCCCTAGCAACAGCCACCATACTAAAGTGCGAAGAAAATTGTAATTGGGCATAAAGCTAATCTCACTGCCATTTTCCCTAAACCTGTATCTGTCGAATACATTCATTATATTTATATTTCTGCCTTACTTTTCATAATATCTTCAGTTTCATTAAGCATACGCTGAATAGCTCTTGTAGTCACTGCCTGGCCAACAGTGAGCACTTTCTCTTTTCCATCCACTTGGAAATAAGCGGCCAATATGAGATTGGTTGTTATAAGTCCCATATATTTGGTATGAATCACTTCGAAGGTTATAAAATCTGCAATAGGATAAGTTCTCTCAGGAATAAAGATTCCGTGTTTTCCGGTAACCGTTAATTGATCCATATCTATTATAAACTTTTTGGTGAAAAAATTGATAATGATAATAACTGATACGGCTGCAATAGCAAGCCCCAGTATTGCAGAAACATTATAAGACATTCCTGCTATTATAAAGACAAGAAGAGCCAATATAAACATTAATACAGGTTGGTTTTTGAAAGTGTACCGACGGCCTTCTTTTTTATAGAATCTATACATGATATTTTTATCTGTTTTTATTATAGATTATTAACCCCGGAATTATAAAAGCTAATGCTATAATTATTGGTGGTAAGTCGCCATAAGTAAAAACCCATTTTGTCTCTTCGGAAGGACCTACTTTCACCAATACAGTAATACAAAAGCCTATAATAATAAGTATAATGCCTGATATTTTTTTCATTTCTTATTTATTATATCCAATTGGTTTAATCTACAAAATTATTGTAGCGGCTGAGCACTGTTTTAGATTCTCTCTCTAAATCATCCAGATCATTCATTAACTGATCGTTGCTCTCATTCATACTACGCTGTACAATCCGCATTTTTCCTAAAAAGATATTTACAGCATTATTGAATAAATTGTAGCTTGCTTCTTTATTCTTTTCAGAAGATGGAATTTTAACTTCAAGATTTCGGTTATACAGCTTCTCTAATTGCAGGTATTGTTGTGCAAAAAGTTTTTTATAAGCTGCCTGATCTTTAATATCATAAGAATCATCAATAATCTTCTGCGTGAGATCTAATAGCTCCTTAGATTGGGTTATTTGCTGCTTAAGCGGATGAGTTTTTAACATTTCCATTTCCGCCTTATCAGCTTTCTCATCCAGTTTTGTAAATAACTGATTCGCTGCATTCCGATTTTCCTCTATAATTTTTTGAGACTTAGCTTTAAGCTCAGTAACTTTTTTCCCTTTATCATCCTTCCAGTCTTCAGCATTTTTATACGCTGACAGTTCATCCTGCAGCATTTTTAATTCTTTAAATGTATTCACCATTTTATCTGTCAACTTCTGATATTCGCCTCCCAATACTTTTGGTGCTTTTATTTCTTCAAGAGCAATAAATGTAGAGATAGGTGTAGATACGGGAGTAAAACGCATAGCATTGGGATTTGCCAAAGCATTTTTAACAAAATCATCCATACTGGTAATAGCTTCTTCAAAGCTTTTTATATAATCGGATTGCGCTTTATCCATTTTTACCATTTTATTATTAAAGGCAATAATATCCCTATTCTCGTCCCCGGAATCAACACTAAATGGATTTACCTTGGTAGTTTTGTCCTGTTGTGATAACTTTTCTTTTATCTTGTCACAGGATGTAGCAGTAGATATGAATACAAAAATACCTGCTGCAATTGTTATTTTTTTCATTCCTTATTGTGTGTTTTTATTGTTTATTAATTCTTCTAACTCATTATACACTTCCTGCATTCTTTTTTTGCCAAAAGATTGTGACATTGCAGGACGCTTTATCTTAGGCAAATCTTTAAAGTTAGCATACAAATAGCTGCCTATCGGAATAAACCCCATGAGCATAAAACGTTGTATTCCAAATCCCTCAAAATCTTTTGAATCATACTGATTCTGCCTGAAACCATGTTTTACAGAAATTATTTTTGTGTGAGGATCTACATAAACCCGAGGCCCCCGAAAAGTGAGTATGACTAGTAGTAATGACAATACAAATATTACAATACCCGTTTTAAAGTAACTGGTATTAATAATCAGAACAAAGCCAATCAGTACCCATGCCAGTATTATTATCTGCTGAAGCGAAGGATACTGTTTCACCAGATATCCGCTACCATCATTTTTCAAATGCTTATAGGCCGACATACTTGTATAGTTATTTTAGATGTTGGAATATTTTTGCTTAGCCTACAAATGCAAACTTATCTTCAAACATTTTCCCAATTAGTGGTAATGGCTTTTCAGCTTCATTTGCCGCGTTTATAATTCCGATAATCATCAAGGCAAAATTTATAAGACCTATATAACCTAAAACATAGAGTCCGGTAATAGTCATAATAATCTGAAGCGCTATACCTAATACGAAACTGAATATTACAAGTCCCAAAGATTGACGAAGGTGGTATTTTAGCAAACTGTTGGCATTAACTTTTCCCATAACAAAAGATATGATCCATCCAATAATAGAGATGTACGAAATGACTGATAAGGTTTTGTTGTCCATAATAAAATTGATTAAAGGTTAATAAAATATGTTGTTTTGTGTTTTACAGCGTAGGATCTTTTTAAATTAAAATCTAAACAAGTACTTAGCTATCACAAAATTGTGCAATCGCAATAGTAAAATCAATTTTACAACTACTACAGAACAGCTACCATAAAAAAGCATACGACTACAGAATGACTACAACTTTTGTAATAAACTGAATGACAACAAATTGAAAAACACATTTAATTGTGATATAATTGGGCAGACTGGGGATTTTTGTTACTTTTATTAAAATTATAACCAAACCGAAGACTTCTATAAAAAAATATACAGAATCTTAACACATTACTAATAAAGCATTTGTTTAATGAAAGGGAAATTTTATCTGATATTATTATTCTGTATTCTTTTATTCCATTCTGTAAAAGCAAAAAACATCTATACAGACAGTCTGATTAACCGATTAAAAACGGAACAGTTACCTGTAGCTGAAAAGCTAAAAGTTTATGAGCTTGTTATTGAGAAATACAGAAGCGAACAGCAATATGATAAGGCATCCGATTATAACAGGCAATACCTAAAACTTGCCAGAACATCAGATAATCTTTTGGCAATAACAAAAGCTCATGTTTTCCAAGGAATTATAATGTGTAATCTGGAAAAATATGATCAGGTACAGCCTCATATAGATTCCGCTTCTATAAGTGCCTCCAAAACCAATAATAAAATAGCACAGGCATATGCCAGCTTCTTACCTGCCTATTATACACACTCTCTCTACGAGTATAAAAAATCAGTAACATACATTCTGAAAAGCCTTTCCTTACTGGAAAAAACAGAAGGTGACCCAATGCTTGAATTCAGACTGTATTATTTGTTGTATGGTACTTATACCACCTGGAATGACTTGAAAAACAGCTTTAAATATGCCCGAAAAAGCATAGAACAGGCTGAGAAATCCGGTAACAAAAATCAGCTAAGCAATGCTTATACTGCGCTGGCAACTGCATATACCTATCAGTACGAAAAAACAAATAGCCGGGAAGATCTGAAAGCTATTATGAATAATTCCGAAAAAGCGGCTGCTTTGTATAAAGAGTTTCCGGGGCAGGTATCCGATTATGCTTATGCTATCGCCCGAAATAACACTGCCAGTTATCTGCTGA is a window of Elizabethkingia anophelis R26 DNA encoding:
- a CDS encoding TetR/AcrR family transcriptional regulator, encoding MNSPRERILDTAAILFHQQGYNSTGINQIISEAKVAKASFYQHFKSKDDLCAAFLNTRHDYWFGELQKFVSKSSEPKQKILSTFDFLIAMNEKENFRGCSFLNLLSEIPTNKTAILQIIQKHKQNLRDFFRTQLDDKIKADHIYLLFESSIIESQLFRSNELIRTSQNIIDNLI
- a CDS encoding transketolase family protein; the protein is MKFTYTEKKDTRSGFGAGLAELADKNPNVVALCADLIGSLKMEKFIEKAPERFFQIGIAEANMMGIAAGLTINGKIPFTGTFANFSTSRVYDQIRQSIAYSGKNVKICASHAGLTLGEDGATHQVLEDIGMMKMLPGMVVINPCDYNQTKAATIAIADYEGPVYLRFGRPTVPVFIPEDMPFEIGKGILLQEGTDVTIVATGHLVWESLVAADELEKEGISCEVINIHTIKPLDDEIILKSVEKTGKIVTAEEHNYLGGLGESVAGMLARKRPTPQEFVAVNDSFGESATPAELMKKYKIDAEAVKEAVKRILNR
- a CDS encoding DUF3829 domain-containing protein, whose protein sequence is MKKITIAAGIFVFISTATSCDKIKEKLSQQDKTTKVNPFSVDSGDENRDIIAFNNKMVKMDKAQSDYIKSFEEAITSMDDFVKNALANPNAMRFTPVSTPISTFIALEEIKAPKVLGGEYQKLTDKMVNTFKELKMLQDELSAYKNAEDWKDDKGKKVTELKAKSQKIIEENRNAANQLFTKLDEKADKAEMEMLKTHPLKQQITQSKELLDLTQKIIDDSYDIKDQAAYKKLFAQQYLQLEKLYNRNLEVKIPSSEKNKEASYNLFNNAVNIFLGKMRIVQRSMNESNDQLMNDLDDLERESKTVLSRYNNFVD
- a CDS encoding peptide-N-glycosidase F-related protein, producing MRKLLIFSISAYLMAGIVSCKGVDSATPVTEDRLALNAVNAPADNTVNIKTFDKVKNAFGDGLSQSAEGTFTFPADVTTVKTIKMFIKNECPNKTCDEWDRYANVYVKNKTTGEWYEIGRFITPYWVGTEKLPRGLEIDVTDFKSLLSGNTELKIYTETWLAKGREYSVDFDIVYGTPDYKYSAVVPVVQYNKSSIDGVPYGKAHTLALKKNIQLPTNTEKAYLRTTISGWGHAKPYDAGSRGCAEWCFRTHTIAINNSNTFQHQLGALGCSANPINNQSPGNWAPDRAGWCPGMAVPTRIDVLNNSLIGSTFSYEYKFQNWTNNGTNGDAFYAISSFVIAKSNTPISAPVVTN
- a CDS encoding transketolase, giving the protein MTKSIDELSNIATQIRRDIVRMVHAVNSGHPGGSLGCTEYFTALYGKVMNYKLPFTMEGKGEDLFFLSNGHISPVYYSTLARFDFFPVEELNTFRKLNSRLQGHPTTHEGLPGIRIASGSLGQGLSVAIGAAQGKKLDGDTALVYSLHGDGELQEGQVWEAFMYAAAKKVDNIIATIDYNGRQIDGDTDDVLSLGNLHAKLEAFGWEVLEEKNGNNLESVIGILGRAKEETGKGKPVAILLHTEMGAGVDYMMGSHAWHGKAPNDEQLAKALDQLQLDEVADY
- a CDS encoding glycoside hydrolase family 3 N-terminal domain-containing protein, encoding MKINKSTLTLPLLAVSFLSLAQKQKIYHKGWIDFNKNGKKDIFEDRKEPIDKRVENLISQMTLQEKANQTVTLYGYGRILKDEQPTSQWKNEVWVHGLANIDEMLNSLPYHKSAVTKYSYPYSNHTEALNNIQKWFIEETRLGIPVDFTNEGIHGLTHDRATPFPAPINIGSTWDKDLVGKIGNTIGKEAYYLGYTNVYAPILDVSRDPRWGRVVETYGEDPFMIGEYGKRMVKGIQQNGVASTLKHYAVYSVPKGGRDGLARTDPHVAPKEMHTMYLYPFKEVIRKEHPLGVMASYNDYDGVPVISSKYFLTDLLRKEYGFDGYVVSDSDALEFLHGKHHVAKDYEEGIQKALEAGLDVRTNFTQPKEYLTALMDALKSGKIKEEVLNERVRSVLKTKFRLGLFDEPIRNFIKEADRKVHTKEDEALSVDVNRRSVVLLKNEKQTLPLDTGKLKNILITGPLADAVNYTTSRYGPSNNPVTTIRKGIEDYASLHHINTSYTKGVDVIDEGWPETEIIPVEPTEKEKSEISKTISMAEKSDVIIAVMGESEKEVGESRSRSSLNLPGKQTYFLQQLYKTRKPIVLVLVNGRPLTINWENKYLPAILETWFLGPQSGNIVAETLFGENNPGGKLPISFPKSIGQLEMNFPTKPAAQAGQPGTGPNGSGSSRVTGFLYPFGYGLSYTNFEFTDFSLSSKKIKAGNELHAKLKVTNTGKVKGDEVVQLYLSDLVSSVTTYEMDLRGFERVTLEPGEAKEVQFTLNKEHMQLLNDKMEWVVEPGEFRVSVGNSSENIKYKEIFEVED
- a CDS encoding nuclear transport factor 2 family protein; this encodes MEKKLPVPPFTLETAKQKIQMAEDAWNSQDPEKVSLAYTPDSEWRNRHLFINGRKEIVQFLTRKWENELDYKLKKEYWAHTEDRIAVRFEYEYRNKEGKWFRAYGNENWEFDENGLMKKRYASINDVEISAEERYL